In the genome of Gloeocapsa sp. DLM2.Bin57, the window ACTGATTAAAGATCATCTCGGTGACGATTATAGTTATACAGAAATTATGTTAGTACGTGCTTGGTTAGAGAGAAGCTAAACATCTCAATTTGATCAGAAAAATGGGTTTAAAACCCCCTCCTTGGCAGATGGCTTTACTTTTTCATTATACTACTATTTGAATTGTAGAACGTGACTTAATCTAGGTTAGACTGGTTTAAGCTAAAGGTCAAGCATAAGATGATAGTTGACGAGTTCAAAATCAAAGCAAAACCCCACCAATATAAAGCTATTGACGAAGCTATTCGTATAGGTCAATTCATACCCTCTGACTCTGTGCTGTCATCATCCCCCAAAACCAGTTAATCTTATATTTGCTGACTTGAATATCGGTTAATCCTTGACTGTGAAATAATTGCTCAAACTCTTTAACGGTATAAGTATGTACATGAGCGCGATTAAATAAGCGTAACCATAAATCCAATAATCCACAAGTCCAATAGTCAGCACACCAATCAGTAATGACTAGATTACCGTTAGTTTTTACAACTCTGGTTGCTTCTTGTATCGCTACAACAGGATTAGGGAAATAATGAAAAGCACTGGTAGAAATCACTAGCTCAAAACTATTCTCGGTAAAGGGGAGATCCTCAGCACTACCTAAATGCAATTCTACTGTGTCTGGTAACCTCTGTTTAGCGATATTGAGCATTTCTAGAGAGTAATCTATCCCCACTAGTTTAGCTTCGGGAAATCGAGCTAACAGAGCTTGTAATAATAAACCAGTTCCACATCCTAAATCTAAGATCTGCTTAGGAGGGTTGATGTGTAATAGGTTAAGGGTTTTAGTAATACTTTTGTCTAGATAAATAGACCAACGGCGATCGTATTGGGGTGCTAGACGAGCGTATTCTTCTTGCACAGGTTTTAGGGTTTGTTTGCGCCACATTTTGCTAAAATATTGAACACGATAAGAACAATCAAACAATACTCATGGAACTAACTTTATTACTCAATTTACCAGAAGCTTACGCAATTTTTGACCCCCTGATTGATGTTTTACCCATAATTCCCGTATTTTTCCTGGCTCTTGCTTTTGTTTGGCAAGCTGCGGTAGGTTTTAAATAAGTTAATTTTGCTTGAGTATCCTAACCCCAAGGATGCTCAAGAATTTTTTTAGTAAAACCCTTGACAAATATGAGGTAGTTAATGTTAAGATAAAATACGTTAAAAGCTTTGGGGTGTAGCCAAGCGGTAAGGCAGCGGGTTTTGGTCCCGCCATTCCTAGGTTCGAATCCTAGCACCCCAGTTAAAATGATAATATTGTAAGCTTGGTTAAAACTAGTTAGGATAATGATATAAGCAATTTTAATCAGATTGATAACTCATGACTCTAACTCTCACTCCCTCTGCTCGCGTAAATTTTCCGACTATCCAACACTTAGCTAATGGATTAACCATCGTAGCAGAGCAAGTGCCTGTGGAAGCAGTAAATATGAATGTTTGGTTCAAGGTTGGTTCAGCTTATGAATCAGACGCTATTAACGGTATGGCTCATTTTCTCGAACACATGATTTTTAAAGGCACAAATAAACTAGAATGTGGAGAGTTTGAGCGTCAAATCGAAGCTAGAGGAGCGATTACCAACGCAGCAACTAGCCAAGATTATACTCAATATTATATTACTACCGCTCCTGGAGATTTTGCCCAACTCGCACCCCTACAGTTAGATGTTGTTTTTAATGCCGGAATTCCTGATTTAGCCTTTGAAAAAGAAAGACTCGTAGTTTTAGAAGAAATCAGACGCTCAGAAGATAGCCCTCAACGTCGTACTTTTGCTCGCGCGATGGAAACTTGTTTTAATAGTTTACCCTATCGTCGTCCTATTTTAGGTCCTCTTGAGGTAATCGAAGCTTTAACACCCCAACAAATGCGAGACTTTCACTCCTATTGGTATAAGCCACAGCATACTACAATTTCCGTTGTGGGTAATCTGCCTGTGGAAGAACTAATTAATATCGTTAGTGAGGGAGTTGAGCAAACTTATCAATCTACAGTTGATGATACTCTAGATTTTCTCCCCTTGTCTTGGTCAAATGAGCATCCTTTTGAAGAAATAGAGCGCAGAGAATATGTAGATTCTAGTTTACAACAGGCTCGCTTGGTGATGATGTGGCGCGTACCTGGTTTAAGTGATGTAGATGATACCTATCCTTTAGATATTATTGCAGCGATTTTAGGACAGGGTAAAGTTGCTCGTCTTTTTCGGGATTTACGGGAGGAAAGGGGTTTAGTTACTCAGATTAGCGCTAGTAATTTGACTCAATATCTCCAAGGGGTATTTTATATCAGCGCACGTTTACCTGTAGCTAATCTGGAGGTGGTAGAAGCAGAAATCGCCCTTCATATCGAAAAATTGCACCAAGAATTAATCACTGAAACAGAAATAGCGCGCATTCGCACCCAAGTAGCTAATAAATTTATTTTTGGTAATGAAAAACCAAGCGATCGCGCTTTATTGTATGGTTATTATCAATCCCTGTTAGCTTCTGTTGAACCCGCGATTAACTATCCTCATCAAATTCAGAGTATTAATCCTGTTCAATTGCAAAGTGCAGCTCAAAAATATCTTAATCCAGAAGCTTACGGTGTAGTTGTCATTAAACCTGCTTAACCCATGTGGAATCAAATTAGCACCCAAATTAGCCAAGTTACGGGAAAACCCTTTAAAATCAGCGATCGCCGTTCTGTAAGTGGTGGTTGTATTAATCAGGGTTACCAACTCATTGACGATAATCAAAGTTATTTTCTCAAAATCAATCAAGCTAGTCGTCTAGAAATGTTTAGAGCTGAAGCTTTAGGTTTAAAACAAATGCTAGAAACTAAGACTATTAGAGTACCTCAACCTATATGTTATGGTACGGAAGCTAGCTCCAGCTATTTAGTTTTAGAATGGCTAGATTTTGCTAGAGGTGGAGATAATCAAGCTTGGGAAAAAATGGGGCGAAAACTGGCTAATATGCACCAAGTTCAAGGAGTTAATCAATTTGGTTGGGAACAAAATAACACCATTGGTTCAACTCCTCAAATCAACACTTGGACTCCTAATTGGGCTGATTTTTTTGCTGAACATCGTATTGGTTATCAATTGAAACTAGCTAGACGTCGGGGGGGGAACCTCCCTGACTCTGAACTAGTTATAGCCAAAGTCAGAGAATTTTTGCAAGATAGACACCCTCAACCCTCTTTAGTACATGGTGATTTGTGGTCAGGAAATGTGGCTATTCTAGAATCTGGCGAACCAGTTATTTTAGATCCCGCGATTTATTATGGCGATCGCGAGGTTGACATTGCCATGACTGAGTTATTCGGTGGTTTTCCTGGTGCTTTTTATCGAGGTTATGAAGAGGTTTGGTCTTTAGATCCAGGCTAT includes:
- a CDS encoding photosystem II reaction center protein K, with amino-acid sequence MELTLLLNLPEAYAIFDPLIDVLPIIPVFFLALAFVWQAAVGFK
- a CDS encoding insulinase family protein, yielding MTLTLTPSARVNFPTIQHLANGLTIVAEQVPVEAVNMNVWFKVGSAYESDAINGMAHFLEHMIFKGTNKLECGEFERQIEARGAITNAATSQDYTQYYITTAPGDFAQLAPLQLDVVFNAGIPDLAFEKERLVVLEEIRRSEDSPQRRTFARAMETCFNSLPYRRPILGPLEVIEALTPQQMRDFHSYWYKPQHTTISVVGNLPVEELINIVSEGVEQTYQSTVDDTLDFLPLSWSNEHPFEEIERREYVDSSLQQARLVMMWRVPGLSDVDDTYPLDIIAAILGQGKVARLFRDLREERGLVTQISASNLTQYLQGVFYISARLPVANLEVVEAEIALHIEKLHQELITETEIARIRTQVANKFIFGNEKPSDRALLYGYYQSLLASVEPAINYPHQIQSINPVQLQSAAQKYLNPEAYGVVVIKPA
- a CDS encoding methyltransferase domain-containing protein, producing MWRKQTLKPVQEEYARLAPQYDRRWSIYLDKSITKTLNLLHINPPKQILDLGCGTGLLLQALLARFPEAKLVGIDYSLEMLNIAKQRLPDTVELHLGSAEDLPFTENSFELVISTSAFHYFPNPVVAIQEATRVVKTNGNLVITDWCADYWTCGLLDLWLRLFNRAHVHTYTVKEFEQLFHSQGLTDIQVSKYKINWFWGMMTAQSQRV
- a CDS encoding fructosamine kinase family protein, with amino-acid sequence MWNQISTQISQVTGKPFKISDRRSVSGGCINQGYQLIDDNQSYFLKINQASRLEMFRAEALGLKQMLETKTIRVPQPICYGTEASSSYLVLEWLDFARGGDNQAWEKMGRKLANMHQVQGVNQFGWEQNNTIGSTPQINTWTPNWADFFAEHRIGYQLKLARRRGGNLPDSELVIAKVREFLQDRHPQPSLVHGDLWSGNVAILESGEPVILDPAIYYGDREVDIAMTELFGGFPGAFYRGYEEVWSLDPGYQKRKPLYNLYHILNHFNLFGGGYGAQANRMLLQIL